One region of Camelus bactrianus isolate YW-2024 breed Bactrian camel chromosome 22, ASM4877302v1, whole genome shotgun sequence genomic DNA includes:
- the PRR7 gene encoding proline-rich protein 7: MVMSQGTYTFLTCFAGFWLIWGLIVLLCCFCSFLRRRLKRRQEERLREQNLRALELEPLELEGSLAGSPPGLPPPPPPQRGRLEAPAHTHQHVHVHPLLHHGPAQPHAHPHAHHHALPHPPPPHLSVPPRPWSYPRQAESDMSKPPCYEEAVLMAEPPPPYSEVLTDTRGLYRKIVTPFLSRRDSAEKQEQPPPSYKPLFLDRGYTSALHLPSAPRPAPPCPALCLQADRGRRVFPSWTDSELSSREPLEHGAWRLPVSIPLFGRTTAV; this comes from the exons aTGGTTATGTCCCAGGGCACCTACACGTTCCTCACGTGCTTTGCTGGTTTCTGGCTCATCTGGGGTCTTATCGTCCTACTCTGCTGCTTCTGCAGCTTCCTGCGCCGCCGCCTCAAACGGCGCCAGGAGGAGCGACTGCGTGAGCAGAACCTGCGCGCCCTCGAGCTGGAGCCCCTGGAGCTCGAGGGCAGCCTGGCCGGGAGCCCCCCGGGcctgccaccgccaccaccaccgcaGCGAGGCCGCCTCGAGGCGCCGGCGCACACCCATCAGCACGTACACGTGCACCCGCTGCTGCACCACGGGCCTGCGCAACCTCACGCGCACCCGCACGCACACCACCACGCGCTTCCGCACCCGCCGCCGCCGCACCTCTCCGTGCCGCCGCGGCCCTGGAGCTACCCGCGCCAAG CGGAATCGGACATGTCCAAGCCACCGTGCTACGAAGAGGCGGTGCTGATGGCCGAGCCGCCGCCGCCCTACAGCGAGGTGCTCACTGACACGCGCGGCCTCTACCGCAAGATCGTCACGCCCTTTCTGAGCCGCCGCGACAGCGCGGAGAAACAGGAGCAGCCGCCGCCCAGTTACAAGCCGCTCTTCCTGGATCGGGGATACACGTCGGCGCTGCACCTGCCCAGCGCCCCACGGCCCGCACCGCCCTGCCCTGCGCTCTGCCTGCAGGCAGACCGCGGCCGCCGGGTCTTCCCCAGCTGGACCGACTCGGAGCTCAGCAGCCGAGAGCCACTGGAGCACGGAGCTTGGCGCCTGCCGGTCTCCATCCCCTTGTTCGGGAGGACTACAGCCGTATAG